The following are encoded together in the Scomber scombrus chromosome 7, fScoSco1.1, whole genome shotgun sequence genome:
- the depdc1b gene encoding DEP domain-containing protein 1B, whose amino-acid sequence MEGRVIGPGPYRATKLWNETIKLFRGGMPLRRHWANFRYYDFSFTGSEAVDYLHRLLKHNDNFGPEVTRYQTLQLLRKFLKAHVIEDIKGRHGTEDFEDNSHLYRFPTMSPLKSFPTRPLLRDCSDLPRLIRWDDYEELPQRENIAPVKSAVMTTDLWNKRHSVAIGDVNECKLIRRKDITPTQVDHIWKSMTIAQLQRVLGLKTMDGVLNPIHVKGKHIVHNVFSINKTGIVVLENKAEDMPYWVVSAMKCLANWPNGNETKQPVYPGFERDVLRTVADYFHRLKEPLLTFHLYEVFVNILSLLQEPDIATEALQVSSLLLPPPNRRRLQLLLRLMARVCQNPQLPPLNDTIATRTLMVQMFSNCVLGSGDEMDLDELLSTKLVTFMMEHHNTIFQVPTKLRFQVEEHLSHLRRVQIKYAGSDTDFSMSPAFCKQISKVDAEEQKVIGTQTPLQELLEGLIADKELPAKDKRKRLKQFQKSYPEIYHKRFPTEESKAAVIPEKTPKLKPHLMLFNIKKPFQPFQRSWSFRA is encoded by the exons ATGGAAGGTAGAGTTATCGGACCGGGTCCTTACAGGGCGACTAAGCTG TGGAATGAAACCATTAAACTCTTCCGTGGAGGCATGCCGCTGAGAAGGCACTGGGCAAACTTCCGCTACTATGATTTCAGTTTCACGGGATCCGAGGCGGTGGATTATCTTCATAGGCTGCTGAAGCATAACGACAATTTTGGGCCTGAGGTGACTCGCTACCAgactctgcagctgctcagaAAGTTTCTTAAGGCCCATGTTATTGAAGACATCAAAGGACGCCATGGGACAGAGGACTTTGAAGACAACAGTCACCTGTACAG GTTCCCCACAATGTCGCCCCTGAAGTCTTTTCCAACAAGGCCTCTGCTGAGAGACTGCAGTGACCTGCCCAGACTCATCCGCTGGGATGACTACGAAGAATTACCACAGCGTGAAAACATTGCACCTGTGAAGTCTGCTGTCATG ACTACAGATTTGTGGAATAAAAGGCACAGCGTAGCCATTGGGGATGTCAATGAATGCAAGCTTATACGCAGGAAGGACATCACTCCGACACAGGTGGACCATATCTGGAAATCAATGACAATCGCACA GTTACAGAGAGTGCTGGGCCTAAAGACAATGGATGGAGTGTTAAATCCAATACATGTGAAAGGCAAGCACATTGTTCACAATGTGTTCAGCATCAATAAGACGGGCATAGTCGTATTGGAGAACAAAGCTG AGGACATGCCCTATTGGGTCGTATCAGCTATGAAATGCCTCGCCAACT GGCCAAACGGCAATGAAACGAAACAGCCAGTGTACCCAGGTTTCGAGAGGGATGTGCTGAGAACAGTAGCGGATTACTTTCACCGGCTCAAAGAACCTCTGCTGACTTTCCATCTGTATGAAGTCTTTGTCAACATTCTCA GCCTGCTGCAGGAGCCAGATATAGCCACTGAGGCTCTTCAAGTCAGCAGTCTCTTACTGCCGCCACCCAACCGAAGACGCCTCCAGCTTTTACTGCGACTCATGGCTCGTGTCTGCCAGAATCCACAACTGCCTCCGCTCAATGACACCATTGCCACCCGCACACTG ATGGTGCAGATGTTCTCCAACTGCGTTCTAGGCTCAGGAGATGAGATGGACTTGGACGAGCTGCTTTCTACCAAACTGGTGACCTTCATGATGGAGCACCACAACACCATCTTCCAAGTGCCTACCAAGCTGCGTTTCCAAGTCGAAGAGCATCTGTCTCACCTCCGAAGAGTTCAG ATAAAATATGCAGGTTCAGATACAGACTTCAGCATGTCTCCAGCATTTTGTAAACAGATCAGCAAGGTGGATGCGGAGGAGCAGAAGGTAATTGGTACCCAGACCCCTTTGCAGGAGCTGCTGGAAGGCCTGATTGCAGACAAAGAGCTTCCCGCCAAGGACAAGAGGAAAAGGCTCAAACAG TTCCAAAAGTCTTACCCTGAAATCTACCACAAACGATTCCCCACCGAGGAAAGTAAAGCTGCTGTCATACCTGAGAAAACTCCAAAACTCAAACCTCATCTCATGTTATTCAACATCAAGAAACCCTTCCAGCCCTTCCAGAGGAGCTGGAGTTTTAGGGCATGA